One Paracoccaceae bacterium genomic region harbors:
- a CDS encoding FAD-binding oxidoreductase has protein sequence MNLLHANDRAGEYPPSWYAATAQALPPCPPLRGDSVADVCVIGAGYTGLSAALHLAERGLSVVVLEAQRAGFGASGRNGGQVGSGQRLDQDDLERMAGAADARRLWDMAEEAKALVRDLADGMPGTDWRPGVAHACRTPAEVRADHAHAERLARDYGYDRIETLDRAGIRALIGSDTFAGGGIDWGAAHLHPLNFALGLARAAMAAGAVIHERSEVHAIDPGARPVVRTDAGRVTCDHVILAANGYLAGLAPEVEARVMPINNFIVATEPLGDRAAQVLSKPVAVADSRFVVNYWRLSPDNRLLFGGGESYGWRFPADIAATVRKPMLQIYPQLRDTRIDHAWGGTLAITMTRLPCFRRVAPNVLSASGYSGHGVALATMAGKVLAEAVAGQAGRFDLMAGLPQPRFPGGVAFRWPMLVLAMTWYAMRDRLGL, from the coding sequence ATGAACCTGCTGCACGCCAACGACCGGGCGGGCGAATACCCGCCCTCATGGTATGCCGCGACGGCGCAGGCGCTGCCGCCCTGCCCGCCCCTGCGCGGCGACAGCGTGGCCGATGTCTGCGTGATCGGCGCGGGCTATACGGGACTGTCGGCAGCGCTGCACCTGGCCGAACGCGGCCTGAGCGTGGTGGTGCTGGAGGCGCAGCGCGCGGGGTTTGGCGCCTCGGGGCGCAACGGCGGGCAGGTCGGATCGGGCCAGAGGCTCGACCAGGACGATCTGGAGCGGATGGCCGGGGCGGCGGACGCCCGGCGGCTGTGGGACATGGCCGAGGAGGCCAAGGCGCTGGTCCGCGATCTGGCCGACGGCATGCCGGGCACCGACTGGCGTCCGGGCGTCGCCCATGCCTGCCGGACCCCTGCCGAGGTGCGGGCCGACCATGCCCATGCCGAGCGGCTGGCGCGCGACTACGGCTATGACCGGATCGAGACGCTGGACCGCGCGGGCATCCGTGCGCTGATCGGATCGGACACGTTCGCCGGTGGCGGCATCGACTGGGGCGCGGCGCATCTGCATCCGCTGAACTTCGCGCTCGGGCTGGCCCGGGCGGCGATGGCGGCGGGGGCTGTGATCCACGAACGGTCCGAGGTGCATGCGATCGATCCCGGCGCGCGGCCGGTGGTGCGCACCGACGCGGGCCGGGTGACCTGCGACCACGTGATCCTGGCCGCCAACGGCTATCTTGCGGGCCTCGCGCCCGAGGTCGAGGCGCGGGTGATGCCGATCAACAACTTCATCGTGGCAACCGAACCGCTGGGCGACCGCGCGGCGCAGGTGCTGTCGAAACCCGTCGCCGTCGCGGATTCGCGCTTCGTGGTGAACTACTGGCGGCTGTCGCCCGACAACCGGTTGCTGTTCGGGGGCGGCGAAAGCTACGGCTGGCGCTTCCCGGCCGACATCGCGGCCACGGTCCGCAAGCCGATGCTGCAGATCTATCCCCAGCTGCGCGATACCCGCATCGACCATGCCTGGGGCGGCACGCTGGCCATCACGATGACGCGGCTGCCCTGCTTCCGCCGGGTGGCGCCGAACGTCCTGTCGGCCTCGGGCTATTCCGGGCACGGGGTGGCGCTGGCGACGATGGCGGGCAAGGTCCTGGCCGAGGCGGTGGCCGGTCAGGCGGGGCGGTTCGACCTGATGGCGGGCCTGCCGCAGCCCCGTTTCCCCGGGGGGGTGGCCTTTCGCTGGCCGATGCTGGTGCTGGCGATGACCTGGTATGCCATGCGTGACAGGCTGGGGCTATGA
- the phaC gene encoding class I poly(R)-hydroxyalkanoic acid synthase, with the protein MTTDDIGAGERLARLNANLARVEELTGRLTAALARRKSADPALHGPSQDVYLKAAAAYVAEMMQNPSKVLEHQIGYWGKTLKHYVEAQQMLLKGELKAPDDPTPRDRRFANPLWETHPFFNYLKQQYLLNAEAITGAVAGLDRLDPAERKRVDYFTRQIVDMFSPTNFLATNPDALERAVATDGESLVQGLENLVRDIEANEGELLVTLADREAFTLGGNIGTAPGAVVYRNRMFELIQYTPTTETVHQVPLLVFPPWINKFYILDLKPQNSLIRWIVDQGYTLFVVSWVNPDARYRDVGMDDYIRDGYLRAMAEVRRITGEKQINAVGYCIAGTTLSLTLAHLKKAGDTSVKSATFFTTLTDFSDQGEVGVFLDDDFVDGIERQVEQDGILDRTFMSRTFSFLRSNDLIWQPAIKSYMLGEAPPAFDLLYWNGDGTNLPARMAVEYLRGLCQRDEFARGGFPVFGEPVAIRDVTVPLCAIACETDHIAAWKGSFNGIRQMGSKDKTFIVSQSGHIAGIVNPPSKGKYGHYTNDGPMTTPEEWMAGATFNAGSWWPRWGAWLAKRSGKQVPARIPGEGAEVLAPAPGTYVMSSPAA; encoded by the coding sequence ATGACAACAGATGACATCGGCGCGGGCGAGAGGCTGGCGCGGCTGAATGCCAATCTGGCGCGGGTGGAGGAACTGACCGGACGGCTGACGGCGGCCCTTGCGCGGCGCAAGTCGGCCGATCCCGCGCTGCACGGGCCCAGCCAGGACGTCTATCTGAAGGCCGCGGCGGCCTATGTGGCCGAAATGATGCAGAACCCGTCGAAAGTGCTGGAACACCAGATCGGCTACTGGGGCAAGACGCTGAAACACTATGTCGAGGCGCAGCAGATGCTGCTGAAGGGCGAGTTGAAGGCGCCCGACGACCCGACGCCCAGGGATCGCCGATTCGCCAATCCGCTGTGGGAGACGCATCCGTTCTTCAACTACCTCAAGCAGCAGTACCTGCTGAACGCCGAGGCGATCACCGGCGCGGTCGCGGGGCTTGACCGGCTGGACCCGGCCGAGCGGAAGCGGGTGGACTATTTCACCCGGCAGATCGTGGACATGTTCTCGCCCACCAATTTCCTGGCCACGAACCCCGACGCGCTGGAGCGCGCGGTCGCGACGGATGGCGAAAGCCTGGTGCAGGGGCTGGAAAACCTGGTGCGCGACATCGAGGCCAACGAGGGCGAGCTGCTGGTGACGCTGGCGGACCGCGAGGCCTTCACCCTGGGCGGCAACATCGGAACGGCGCCCGGCGCGGTGGTCTATCGCAACCGCATGTTCGAGCTGATCCAGTACACGCCCACCACCGAGACGGTGCATCAGGTGCCGCTCCTGGTCTTTCCGCCATGGATCAACAAGTTCTACATCCTCGACCTGAAGCCGCAGAACTCATTGATCCGATGGATCGTGGATCAGGGCTATACGCTATTCGTCGTAAGCTGGGTGAACCCTGACGCGCGCTATCGCGATGTCGGGATGGATGACTACATCCGCGACGGATACCTGCGGGCCATGGCCGAGGTGCGGCGGATCACCGGCGAGAAACAGATCAACGCGGTGGGCTACTGCATCGCCGGAACCACGCTGTCGCTGACGCTGGCACATCTGAAGAAGGCGGGGGACACTTCGGTCAAGTCGGCCACCTTCTTCACCACCCTGACGGATTTTTCCGATCAGGGCGAGGTCGGCGTGTTCCTGGATGACGACTTCGTGGACGGGATCGAGCGGCAGGTCGAACAGGACGGCATCCTTGACCGGACCTTCATGAGCCGGACCTTCAGCTTCCTGCGGTCGAACGACCTGATCTGGCAGCCCGCGATCAAGAGCTACATGCTGGGTGAGGCGCCGCCCGCCTTCGACCTGCTGTACTGGAACGGCGACGGCACCAACCTGCCCGCCAGGATGGCGGTGGAATACCTGCGCGGCCTGTGCCAGCGCGACGAGTTCGCGCGCGGCGGCTTTCCGGTGTTCGGCGAGCCGGTGGCGATCCGGGATGTGACCGTGCCGCTCTGCGCCATCGCCTGCGAGACCGACCACATCGCGGCCTGGAAGGGAAGCTTCAACGGAATCAGGCAGATGGGATCGAAGGACAAGACCTTCATCGTGTCCCAGTCGGGCCATATCGCGGGTATCGTCAACCCGCCGTCCAAGGGGAAGTACGGCCATTACACCAATGACGGCCCGATGACGACGCCCGAGGAATGGATGGCGGGTGCGACCTTCAACGCCGGGTCGTGGTGGCCCCGCTGGGGGGCCTGGCTTGCCAAGCGGTCCGGCAAGCAGGTGCCCGCCCGCATACCCGGCGAGGGGGCCGAGGTCCTGGCCCCGGCGCCGGGCACCTATGTGATGTCCAGCCCAGCCGCCTGA
- the phaZ gene encoding polyhydroxyalkanoate depolymerase — MKYMYTYDMMESARNTNEWLGASARAWASYPAFALSLNPLLPLVAAWGEVTERTFARMVAKPDWGIRSIVGPDGQDHLVDVVPVVDMPFGNLVHFRVRRRQPMARKVMLVAPMSGHYATLLRSTVMSLLPDCDVYVTDWHNARDIPVSAGKFDVEDYTLYLVEFLRHLGPDTHVISICQPVPLTLAAVAYLAGEDPAAQPRSMTLIGGPVDPDAAATEVTDFGRRVTMGQLEQIAIQRVGFKYKGAGRLVYPGLLQLQSFMSMNAERHSKAFSDQIMRVAQGDASDHDTHNRFYDEYLAVMDMTAEFYLSTVERIFKNREIARNVFTVAGKRVDMGAITQVAVKVVEGAADDISAPGQCLAALDLLTGLPDSKKASHLEPGAGHYGIFAGKSWRLNIRPLVLSFIDANAGGPQPARSTNVVSITAAQ; from the coding sequence ATGAAGTACATGTACACCTACGACATGATGGAAAGCGCCCGCAACACCAACGAGTGGCTGGGCGCCTCCGCGCGGGCCTGGGCCTCCTACCCGGCCTTCGCACTGTCGCTCAACCCGCTCCTGCCGCTGGTCGCGGCCTGGGGCGAGGTGACCGAACGGACGTTCGCGCGCATGGTCGCCAAGCCCGACTGGGGCATCCGCTCGATCGTCGGCCCGGACGGCCAGGACCACCTGGTCGACGTCGTGCCGGTGGTCGACATGCCGTTCGGCAATCTCGTCCACTTCCGCGTCCGCCGCCGCCAGCCGATGGCGCGCAAGGTGATGCTCGTGGCCCCGATGTCGGGCCATTATGCGACGCTCCTGCGGTCTACCGTGATGTCCCTACTGCCTGACTGCGACGTCTATGTGACCGACTGGCACAACGCCCGTGACATTCCCGTCAGCGCCGGGAAGTTCGATGTCGAGGACTACACGCTCTACCTCGTCGAATTCCTGCGCCACCTCGGGCCCGACACCCATGTGATCTCGATCTGCCAGCCGGTTCCGCTCACGCTCGCGGCCGTCGCCTATCTGGCGGGCGAGGACCCGGCGGCGCAGCCCCGCTCGATGACGCTGATCGGCGGCCCGGTCGACCCCGACGCCGCCGCCACCGAGGTCACCGATTTCGGGCGCCGCGTGACGATGGGCCAGCTCGAGCAGATCGCGATCCAGCGTGTCGGGTTCAAGTACAAGGGCGCGGGGCGGCTGGTCTATCCGGGCCTGCTGCAATTGCAGAGCTTCATGTCGATGAACGCCGAACGCCATTCCAAGGCCTTCTCGGACCAGATCATGCGCGTGGCCCAGGGCGATGCCAGCGACCACGACACCCACAACCGCTTCTATGACGAATATCTTGCCGTGATGGACATGACGGCGGAATTCTACCTGTCCACCGTCGAACGCATCTTCAAGAACCGCGAAATCGCGCGCAATGTCTTCACCGTGGCGGGCAAGCGCGTGGACATGGGCGCCATCACCCAGGTCGCGGTCAAGGTCGTCGAGGGCGCGGCCGACGACATCTCGGCCCCCGGCCAGTGCCTTGCCGCGCTTGACCTGCTGACCGGCCTGCCCGACTCGAAGAAGGCCAGCCACCTGGAACCGGGCGCCGGGCACTACGGCATCTTTGCGGGCAAGAGCTGGCGCCTCAACATCCGTCCGCTGGTGCTCAGCTTCATCGACGCGAACGCGGGCGGTCCGCAGCCGGCGCGCAGCACGAACGTGGTATCCATCACCGCCGCGCAATAG
- a CDS encoding transglutaminase family protein — protein sequence MLIAVEHVTTYRYDRPVRGVVQSHRLTPAEFDGQRVLSWDVAVTDGVKGGGFRDGAGDWIQGWTVSGPVSEIAVTVRGLVETVDNAGLLRGHREKVPPMVWLTPTAATRPDDAIRALAIQSRGAGEALAQVHAMADAVAAAVVWTPGKTRAHTTASEALALGEGVCQDHAQVLIAAARAGGFPARYATGYMLDAPDEGDAAHAWAEVWVEGLGWVGFDPANRCCPDARYVRLGSGRDAQDAAPIRGTTRGAAGEESMAVSLRVAQGQVQTQQ from the coding sequence ATGCTGATCGCGGTCGAGCATGTGACGACCTATCGCTATGACCGCCCGGTGCGCGGCGTCGTGCAGAGCCACCGGCTGACGCCGGCCGAGTTCGACGGGCAGCGCGTGCTGTCCTGGGATGTGGCGGTGACCGACGGCGTGAAGGGCGGCGGGTTCCGCGACGGGGCCGGCGACTGGATCCAGGGCTGGACCGTCTCGGGCCCGGTCAGCGAGATCGCGGTGACGGTGCGCGGGCTGGTCGAGACGGTGGACAACGCGGGCCTGCTGCGCGGGCATCGGGAAAAGGTGCCGCCGATGGTCTGGCTGACGCCAACCGCCGCGACGCGGCCCGACGATGCGATCCGGGCGCTGGCGATCCAGTCGCGCGGGGCGGGCGAGGCGCTGGCGCAGGTGCATGCCATGGCCGACGCGGTGGCCGCGGCGGTTGTCTGGACACCGGGAAAGACCCGGGCCCATACCACCGCGTCCGAGGCGCTGGCCCTGGGCGAGGGCGTATGCCAGGACCATGCGCAGGTGCTGATCGCGGCGGCGCGGGCGGGCGGGTTTCCGGCGCGCTATGCCACAGGCTACATGCTGGACGCGCCCGACGAGGGCGACGCGGCCCATGCCTGGGCCGAGGTCTGGGTGGAAGGGCTGGGCTGGGTGGGGTTCGACCCGGCGAACCGCTGCTGCCCGGATGCGCGCTATGTGCGGCTGGGATCGGGACGGGACGCGCAGGACGCCGCGCCGATCCGGGGTACCACGCGGGGCGCCGCCGGAGAGGAAAGCATGGCGGTCAGCCTGCGGGTGGCGCAGGGCCAGGTGCAGACGCAGCAATAG
- the phaR gene encoding polyhydroxyalkanoate synthesis repressor PhaR — MADTDKPLLIKRYASRRLYNTETSDYVTLEDIAGFIRAGREVQIIDLKSGDDLTRQYLLQIIAEHESKGDSVLPINVLTDLVRSYTTGMQSVVPTFLAASFEMLRDGQSKMMENLGALPNPMAAMPGFDAMRKSQEAFMKTMMAGLPGWPPGTAAREERAEPGDELAQIKKQLAELQAKLSKL, encoded by the coding sequence ATGGCCGATACCGACAAGCCGCTCCTGATCAAGCGGTATGCGAGCCGCCGACTCTACAACACCGAAACCTCCGACTATGTGACGCTTGAGGATATCGCGGGCTTTATCCGCGCCGGGCGCGAGGTGCAGATCATCGACCTGAAGTCCGGCGACGACCTGACGCGGCAGTACCTGCTGCAGATCATCGCCGAACATGAATCGAAGGGCGACTCGGTCCTGCCGATCAACGTGCTGACCGACCTCGTGCGATCCTACACCACGGGAATGCAGTCGGTCGTGCCGACCTTCCTGGCCGCGAGCTTCGAGATGCTGCGCGATGGCCAGTCGAAGATGATGGAAAACCTCGGCGCCCTGCCGAACCCGATGGCCGCGATGCCCGGGTTCGATGCGATGCGGAAAAGCCAGGAAGCCTTCATGAAGACGATGATGGCGGGGCTGCCGGGCTGGCCCCCGGGGACGGCCGCGCGCGAGGAACGCGCGGAACCGGGCGACGAGCTTGCACAGATCAAGAAGCAGCTTGCCGAACTTCAGGCAAAGCTGTCGAAGCTCTGA
- a CDS encoding Phasin — translation MTKTNDFTKVMQDMMAAFPVDASAMQNAFKTQAAMGEKLSKVALEAAEKSTEISAQWTKATIAKLGDVSKAKTEPTDYTKAFTDFASAAAEMTAEHMAAYAEVAKKVQMETVELMLAAGKDMSEDATAAVKKATADATAAAKKVTTAAAAAAK, via the coding sequence ATGACCAAGACCAACGATTTCACCAAGGTGATGCAGGACATGATGGCGGCGTTCCCGGTGGACGCCTCGGCGATGCAGAACGCGTTCAAGACGCAGGCCGCGATGGGCGAGAAGCTGTCGAAAGTGGCTCTGGAAGCCGCCGAGAAGTCGACCGAGATCTCGGCCCAGTGGACCAAGGCCACCATCGCCAAGCTGGGCGACGTGTCGAAGGCCAAGACCGAGCCGACCGACTACACCAAGGCCTTCACCGACTTCGCCTCGGCCGCTGCCGAGATGACCGCCGAGCACATGGCGGCCTATGCCGAAGTGGCCAAGAAAGTGCAGATGGAAACCGTCGAGCTGATGCTGGCCGCCGGCAAGGACATGTCGGAAGACGCGACCGCCGCCGTCAAGAAGGCGACCGCCGACGCGACCGCTGCCGCCAAGAAGGTGACGACCGCCGCTGCTGCCGCCGCGAAGTGA
- a CDS encoding aminotransferase class I/II-fold pyridoxal phosphate-dependent enzyme produces the protein MAHDGSAPAAAQSVNLTEAEPIPAEARAEIDRLLASGDLFRYTSPADAPVPRLEAEFAALIGSRYALAVSSCSAALFLALKALDLPRGATVLIPAFTFAAVPSSVLHADCTPVLVEVDDSLRIDMADFRAKLPGAGAVMISHMRGHTSDMDAIMTAAEAAGVPVIEDAAHSLGTRWGGRRIGTIGAIGCFSFQSYKLVNAGEGGMLVTDDPDIAARAAIMSGAYETNWKSHPGMKDIAGKWQNRLPLYNMRMQNLSAAVIRPQLPLVDDRARRGLANHDRVAAHLARVNWFRVPPALPQEERAPDSLQFLLTGDWTDDQALAFQAEAKSLGAPVQVFGLSEGNARAFWNWAFLGTPPDLPKTRAMLMRACDLRLPARLSPDECDLLADALVTAARTVRA, from the coding sequence ATGGCGCATGACGGATCGGCCCCCGCAGCGGCCCAGTCGGTCAACCTGACCGAGGCCGAACCCATCCCGGCCGAGGCCCGCGCCGAGATCGACCGCCTGCTCGCCTCGGGCGACCTGTTCCGCTACACCTCGCCCGCCGATGCCCCGGTGCCCCGGCTCGAGGCCGAATTCGCCGCCCTGATCGGATCGCGCTATGCGCTTGCCGTGTCATCCTGCTCGGCCGCGCTGTTTCTGGCGCTGAAGGCGCTCGACCTGCCGCGCGGCGCGACAGTGCTGATCCCGGCCTTCACCTTTGCCGCCGTCCCGTCCTCGGTGCTGCATGCCGACTGCACGCCGGTGCTGGTCGAGGTGGACGACAGCCTGCGCATCGACATGGCCGATTTCCGCGCAAAGCTGCCCGGCGCGGGCGCGGTGATGATCAGCCACATGCGCGGCCATACCTCGGACATGGACGCGATCATGACGGCGGCCGAAGCCGCCGGCGTGCCGGTGATCGAGGATGCGGCGCATTCGCTGGGCACCCGCTGGGGCGGGCGCCGGATCGGGACGATCGGCGCGATCGGCTGTTTCAGCTTCCAGTCCTACAAGCTCGTGAATGCGGGCGAGGGCGGGATGCTGGTGACCGACGACCCCGACATCGCCGCCCGCGCCGCGATCATGTCGGGCGCGTATGAGACGAACTGGAAATCGCATCCCGGGATGAAGGACATCGCCGGGAAATGGCAGAACCGCCTGCCGCTCTACAACATGCGGATGCAGAACCTGTCGGCCGCCGTGATCCGCCCGCAGTTGCCGCTGGTCGACGACCGGGCGCGGCGTGGCCTTGCGAACCATGACCGCGTGGCGGCGCACCTGGCGCGGGTCAACTGGTTCCGCGTTCCCCCGGCCCTGCCGCAGGAAGAACGCGCCCCCGATTCGCTGCAGTTCCTGCTGACCGGCGACTGGACCGACGATCAGGCGCTGGCCTTCCAGGCCGAGGCGAAATCGCTCGGGGCGCCGGTGCAGGTGTTCGGGCTGTCCGAGGGCAATGCGCGGGCGTTCTGGAACTGGGCATTCCTGGGCACCCCGCCCGACCTGCCCAAGACCCGCGCGATGCTGATGCGCGCCTGCGACCTGCGCCTGCCGGCGCGGCTGTCGCCCGACGAATGCGACCTGCTGGCCGATGCCCTGGTCACGGCGGCGCGCACCGTGCGCGCCTGA
- a CDS encoding circularly permuted type 2 ATP-grasp protein, translating to MFAEGAGGARVREPYARLEAWTRDMPAELRQMKQAEAEQLFRRIGITFAVYGEGGDPDRLIPFDMFPRVFTAAEWTRLERGIKQRARALNAFLVDVYGRGEIVKAGRIPAALVYRNNAYEKAVAGIVPPKGVYSHIVGIDLVRTGADEFFVLEDNCRTPSGVSYMLENREIMMRMFPDLFRENRIQPVDSYPELLRRTLASVAPQKCDGEPCVVILTPGHFNSAYYEHSFLADLMGVELVEGQDLFVEGAFVWMRTTEGPRKVDVIYRRIDDAFIDPLCFRPDSMLGVPGLMDVYRSGGVAICSAPGAGVADDKAVYTFVPEMIRFYLGEEPILRNVPTWQCGKADDLKYVLERLGELVVKEVHGSGGYGMLVGPKSTAEQIEAFRARIVADPGNYIAQPTLALSTTPTFVAEGIAPRHVDLRPYCLVGERIELVPGGLTRVALTEGSLVVNSSQGGGVKDTWVLAE from the coding sequence ATGTTCGCCGAGGGCGCCGGGGGGGCGCGGGTGCGCGAGCCCTATGCCCGGCTGGAAGCCTGGACCCGCGACATGCCGGCCGAACTGCGCCAGATGAAGCAGGCCGAGGCAGAGCAGCTGTTCCGCCGCATCGGCATCACCTTTGCCGTCTATGGCGAGGGGGGCGACCCTGACCGGCTGATCCCGTTCGACATGTTCCCGCGCGTGTTCACCGCCGCCGAATGGACGCGGCTGGAGCGCGGCATCAAGCAGCGGGCGCGGGCGCTGAACGCCTTTCTGGTCGATGTCTACGGCCGCGGCGAGATCGTGAAGGCCGGGCGGATACCGGCCGCGCTGGTCTATCGCAACAATGCCTACGAAAAGGCGGTGGCGGGCATCGTGCCGCCCAAGGGCGTCTACAGCCATATCGTCGGCATCGACCTGGTGCGCACCGGGGCGGACGAGTTCTTCGTGCTGGAAGACAATTGCCGCACGCCGTCGGGCGTGTCCTACATGCTGGAGAACCGCGAGATCATGATGCGGATGTTTCCCGACCTGTTCCGGGAAAACCGCATCCAGCCGGTCGACAGCTATCCCGAACTGCTGCGCCGCACGCTGGCATCGGTGGCCCCGCAGAAATGCGATGGAGAGCCCTGCGTGGTGATCCTGACGCCGGGGCATTTCAACAGCGCCTATTACGAGCATTCGTTCCTGGCCGACCTGATGGGCGTGGAACTGGTCGAGGGGCAGGACCTGTTCGTGGAGGGTGCCTTTGTCTGGATGCGCACCACCGAGGGGCCGCGCAAGGTGGACGTGATCTATCGCCGGATCGACGACGCCTTCATCGACCCGCTGTGCTTCCGGCCCGACAGCATGCTTGGGGTGCCGGGGCTGATGGACGTCTACCGGTCGGGGGGCGTCGCGATCTGTTCGGCGCCGGGGGCGGGGGTGGCCGATGACAAGGCGGTCTATACCTTCGTGCCCGAGATGATCCGGTTCTACCTGGGCGAGGAGCCGATCCTGCGGAACGTGCCGACCTGGCAATGCGGCAAGGCGGACGATCTGAAATACGTGCTGGAGCGGCTGGGCGAACTGGTCGTCAAGGAGGTTCACGGATCGGGCGGCTATGGCATGCTGGTGGGTCCGAAGTCGACCGCCGAGCAGATCGAGGCGTTCCGGGCGCGGATCGTGGCCGATCCGGGCAACTACATCGCCCAGCCGACGCTGGCGCTGTCGACCACGCCCACCTTCGTGGCCGAGGGGATCGCGCCGCGCCATGTGGACCTGCGGCCCTATTGCCTGGTGGGCGAGCGGATCGAACTGGTGCCCGGCGGCCTGACGCGGGTGGCGCTGACCGAAGGGTCGCTGGTGGTGAACTCGTCGCAGGGCGGGGGCGTCAAGGATACCTGGGTGCTGGCGGAGTGA
- a CDS encoding alpha-E domain-containing protein — protein MLSRTADNLYWMARYVERAETAARLLEVGARIALLPSSHGFRSEWDSLLRASGTSIAFEKKYGEPVQRNLESWLFFDRDNPSSVASCLTAARENGRIVRTALTTQMWDALNSAFQDLRVFDRTPRSELALSRMTEWTMRQTALLRGAMEATHLRNDGYDFLNLGFYIERADNTARLLDVKYYVLLPSLEFVGSGLDNYQWTTLLRAMSAHRAFHWAYGGEVTAAKIAHFLILNPQMPRSLVTCVEGANIHLDRLARGYRRSTRAQDRARGMLAGLAELRTEDIFEEGLHEFLTRFIRETADLGAAVHMSYLSGDVR, from the coding sequence ATGCTGAGCCGGACCGCCGACAACCTGTACTGGATGGCCCGCTATGTGGAGCGGGCCGAAACCGCTGCCCGGCTGCTGGAGGTGGGCGCGCGCATAGCGCTGCTGCCGTCGTCCCACGGGTTCCGCAGCGAATGGGACAGCCTGCTGCGCGCCAGCGGCACCTCGATCGCCTTCGAGAAGAAATACGGCGAACCGGTGCAGCGCAACCTGGAAAGCTGGCTGTTCTTCGACCGCGACAACCCGTCCTCGGTGGCCAGTTGCCTGACGGCCGCGCGCGAGAACGGGCGGATCGTGCGCACCGCGCTGACCACGCAGATGTGGGACGCGCTGAATTCGGCCTTTCAGGACCTGCGGGTGTTCGACCGCACGCCGCGCAGCGAGCTGGCGCTGAGCCGGATGACGGAATGGACGATGCGGCAGACGGCGCTGCTGCGGGGCGCGATGGAGGCCACGCATCTGCGCAACGACGGCTATGATTTCCTGAACCTCGGATTCTACATCGAGCGGGCGGACAACACCGCGCGGCTGCTGGACGTGAAGTACTATGTGCTGCTGCCGAGCCTGGAGTTCGTGGGATCGGGGCTGGACAACTATCAGTGGACGACGCTTCTGCGCGCGATGAGCGCGCATCGCGCGTTCCACTGGGCCTATGGCGGCGAGGTGACGGCGGCCAAGATCGCGCATTTCCTGATCCTGAACCCGCAGATGCCGCGCAGCCTGGTGACCTGCGTCGAGGGCGCGAACATCCACCTTGACCGGCTGGCGCGCGGATACCGCCGGTCGACCCGGGCGCAGGACCGGGCGCGCGGGATGCTGGCGGGGCTGGCCGAACTGCGGACCGAGGACATTTTCGAGGAGGGTCTGCACGAGTTCCTGACCCGGTTCATCCGCGAGACGGCAGATCTGGGGGCGGCGGTTCACATGAGTTACCTGAGCGGGGACGTGCGCTGA